Below is a window of Trichocoleus desertorum ATA4-8-CV12 DNA.
AAAAGTAAAAGGAGGTCTGCGTATGATTAGTAATGCGAACACCAAGTAGCGCAAAAGTAAAAGCACCGCGCTTCGCTTCCGGGATGGGTAATACTCTTGGCGACACCGAAGTTTCAAACCCAATCCCGTCTACTTCAATCACATTGCTGCCATTTGATTCACTTGATGTCATGTTAAACACCCTTGCTATGCCAGGTTTTTTAGTACTGTCATGATAGGCAGTAATAGAAGCGATCGCTAACTCTACCTGAGCAATGCCAAAATCAAACCAACGGCTAACAGCCCCATCAATAGGATCAGAGGCACATAGGTAGAATGTTTTTCTGCGCTGGCAGTTGGGAGAAGTTGCTTTTCCAACATAAAGCAAGGAATCCACTCGCCAACCTCAGCCCAGAAGCCATCTTTGCGGATCAGCTTATAACCTTGGGCCTGGTAAAAACCTACAGCCGTCAGCGATGACAGCACCCAGAGAGAGCGATATCCTTTCTCAATTGCAGCTACTTCTAATGCTTGCAAAACCTGGCTACCAATACCTTGCCGAGCAAATTGAGGATGGGTATAAACAGCCGTAATCTGTCGTTGCTTCGTTGACAGACCCGAAAAACCCACTAACTCAGCTTTATATTCAGCCAGAAAAACCGTTTCATTCGATCCCCGCCACAAGGCTTGTCCCTCAACCAACACCTGAATTTGCTTCGGATTGTAGTCAGCAGAGCAGAGCGTCCTGAAAGCCTTTGTTTGCAAATCAATCATGCGATCGCGGTCTTCTAATCGGGCTAGCCGGATGTTAACGTCCATGATGGTTAAGATTGGACTGAGGAGGTTCCGAGCTTCTACGCGATCGCGCTGAATTGAGGACCAATCGCTAGCGCAACCAGTCACTAACGAGAGCGGGATTCATAATACTTATACTGTCGCGTTTTCGTCAGATACTCCAAGAAGCCTTGACGCGGTTCATAGCGGAAATAGCCATTGGCCTCTGAAGCATCGTCATCAAAAGCCATCCAGTAGGGGCCTAGCTCCTTACTGGCAATTTTACGAGTCAAGCAACCACGGGCATTACAAGTTTTTGTGGTTGTGTTAGTCAGGGTGATGCTCTCTTTACCATCACTCCGCACATAGGTACCGAGGGGAATCATCTCAGATAAGGTCGCTCCTTCTGGCCACCAAGCCTGAGTTGGTGGAGCCACCACGGTACCGATTACTAAAGTAATAGCCGTCAGTGTTAGAGAGGTTAATAGTTTCATTTAGGGTTCTTGTCGAGTTGTGAGAGGATGGTTTTGTGAATGGCATCCAATACCACTCCAGGTAATGAATACCACTCGTAAGGGGTTAATTACAGATACTTACCCTAAAATTCCCTGAGGGTTAACGTAACTATCGATACTTCTTCCTTAGTTTCTCTACTATTAAGTTCTCTAGAGCATAGTGAGGAGACTTACTGCACTAGCTAAGAGCTGAGTAAATCAGTTTTACTTGTACGTAGTTAAATTTATGAATTCTTCATCTTCTCGAATTTGAGAGAAAGTCGGATCAGAAGCTACCATTGCTCGACAGCTAGGATTAAAGTTAATTGCCCATCTCAGACATCTAACTGTTAAGGCAGCATTACCTTGCAATGCGTAACATCTCGCTTTGGCATACCAAATGTATGCATCTTCATATTCAGTTTGGAGCGCTTGGTCTAAAGACTTAATTGCTTTTTGATACTGAGCCAAATTGGAAAATACAATACCACGGACAAACCAAGCTTGAGCATTATTGTGTTGTAAGTGAATTGCTCGATCTAAAGATTCAATTGCCTCCTTGTAGCTTCCTGATGCATTTTGAGCTGTAGCAAGCAAATTCCATGCAGCCAAGCTATTAGGCTCTAGCTCAATTGCTTTGTTTAAGGATGCGATTGACTCTAAGAATCTTGATTCCGAGAGAAAAGCATGTCCTTGTTTTAGGTGGTCGGTCGCAGTGAAAAACAACTCAGGACTTGCTTTTTGGAGAGATTTTTGGAGAAATTCAACCTTTCTGGCTAGATCTTGGATTTTTTGAGGTTCTTCAGAAGATGACTGATTTGAACTCAACAACAGCGAGCATATGGTTCCATTAACTAAGCCTGTAAGCCGATTTTTCTCTAGTTGAGTGTCTGATACAATACGTCTCATTCGAAGTGTTGTATCACTTTTCATTACTTCAATTTCTTGTTTTGCAATCGAAGTTTTTTGTTTAAGCTCTTCTACAACACTTTGAGCTTCTAAAACCGTGTTTTGTATTTTTTCGTACTCTCTGTTAATTCTTTTCGAACTTCAGATGCCAATTGCTCAACCAGGCTTTTACGTAAAAACCATGCAACTATCCCCAAAGCAATAGGAATTAAAGTTAGTACCGCAATTAAAACTCCCATTCCTGCCATAAGAATATCAATTAAGCTTGTCGAGCGATTTACAGCACGATCAACCTCAGATTGAACACGCTCACCAACTTTATTGCTTTTTTCTATTATTTCTTCAACTTCTTCTCGCTGTTGGGTTGATAGTGAAGAAGATGAACTAGATTGTTGCAGAGTAGATGGTGATGGAGATGGAAGAGCCTTGGGAGAAGTCGAAGCAGCTATTTGAGCTACCACGAGATCAATAAGGAACAGAAATATCAGAGTGGCTCCTGTTAGATACTTGATTTGTGCCAATATCTTGTTCATTCGCTCAAAGTACTAGATTTCAGCTTAAAAAAGCTTAACTTCAAATAGCTGGCTCTTAGTAGTACTTAACGTAATTATGCCTGAAAAACATTTGTGCCAGCAACATCTGAAAACTCAAAGCGATCGCGTGGAGGTAGTGCCTAAGATGTAATGCCCCTGTTTCTGAAACCCTTACAAATTAGGGAGTTCCTTCCGTCGTCATTAGCAATTTTGAGCACTACCCGCGCGGGTTCTCAAGGATCTTCCGTTTCTCTCGTACTCAATTGATTCAACCTCTTGCTATAAGTAACAAGGAAGCATCTGCAATCAGCGATGTTTGCCAGCAATTCAGGTGAGGGGGATAACAAGAGGATGGCAGCCAACATCAAAGTGGCTTTGGTGCATGACTACCTGCGCGAGTACGGAGATGCAGAGCGGGTACTACAGGTGATCCATCGTCTCTACCCAGAAGCACCGCTCTACACTGCTTTTGTGGATTATCAACAATTAGGTGCCGATGCCAAACGTTTTACGGATTGGGATATTCGGACCACGTTAGCTCAAAAGTTACCTGGTATCACTCGCCATCCCCACCGTTGGCGGGACTTACTGCCCTACTTCTGGGAGAACCTAGACTTATCCGAATTTGATCTGGTGATTTCTTCTTCCGGCGATTTTTTGAGTAAATCAGTTTTGACCAGAGCCGAAACATTGCATGTCAGCTATTGCCACACACCGCCCCGCCATCTCTGGGAACGCTTGCGATCGCGCCCATATCCACGTTGGTATGACACTTGGCTGGATACTCGCTTGAGGCAATATGACTTTTATGCCTCCCAAAGAGTCGATCGTTACATCACCAACTCCCGCACCGTTGCCCGTCGCATCCAGAAGTTTTACAACCATCCAGCGGAGGTGATTCCACCCCCAATCAAAGTGCATGGCGAAGGTGAAGCAGGCGATCGCTACTACCTCTATGTCGGCAAGCTAACCCGTCAGATGCAAGTTGATCTGGTGGTCAGGGCTTGCACTCAGCTTGATCGTCCACTGTGGATTGTCGGCACAGGCAATGATGCAGAATATTTGGACTTGCTGCGTAGTCTTGCTGGCCCTGAGGTGAAGTTTTTAGGAGAAGCTCCAGAAGAAGCTCTGCCTAGCCTCTACGCAGAAGCCAAAGCTCTAGTTTTTCCTTGTAGCAGTGCCGACTTTGGCAGAGAAGCGGTGGAAGCGATGGGACATGGTATCCCTGTCATTGCTTCTCAGCAAAGTGGATTGCGGGAAGTGGTGTTAGATTACAGAACCGGATTGCTCTTTCCCCAACCCACGGTCGAGAGCCTGATCGACGCCCTCAAGCAATTTGAAGGACTCCGTTTTTCTTCAGTGGCTTGCATCGAGCGAGCTGAGGAATTTGCCGAATCCGTGTTTGTGGATCGGCTGCAATGGTTTATTGCTCAAGCTCTTGATGCCCACAATGCCAGCGGGGTAGAGACAGAACGCGACCCTTTTGTTTAGCGATCGCTAGGCTGTTTCTGATTCTGCTTCCACTACTTCTCGCACCCGATAGATCGGTCGATCTTGAGATTCGTGATAAGTTCGCATCAGCAGTTCTGCCAGCAAGCCGAAGCTAAACAACTGTATCCCTGCCAACAACAACACCACCGCCAGGATGAGCAAAGGGCGATCGCCAATACTTTGACCCAAGCCCAGCTTCAGGAAAGTTAGATAGCTCCCTAGCAGCACTCCAGCCACCATTGAAGCTAAGCCAAAGCTGCCAAACACATGCATGGGGCGAGTCAAAAACTTCTTCATAAAGAAGATTGTGAATAAGTCCATCAAAACTCGGAGCGTCCGACCCAAGCCATACTTACTCTGGCCGAAGCGACGAGCATGATGCCGCACAGGAATTTCGGTAATCCTTGCTCCTTCAATAAATGCCAGGGCTGGCAAAAATCGATGTAGCTCACCGTAGAGATTCATGTCGGCGACGAGTTCCGATCGGTAAGCCTTGAGAGAACAGCCATAGTCGTGCAGTTTCACCCCCGTCACGTTACCAATCAGCCAGTTAGCAATTTTGGAAGGAAGGAGCCGAGTCAAAGCCGCATCTTGTCTAGCTTTACGCCAACCACTAACTAAGTCATATCCTTCATCTAAACAAGCCAGTAGGTGAGGGATGTCTGCTGGGTCATTTTGCAAATCGCCATCCAAGGTAATCAATACCTTGCCACGGGCATGCTTAAAGCCAGCCGACATTGCTGCGGTTTGTCCATAGTTG
It encodes the following:
- a CDS encoding glycosyltransferase, whose amino-acid sequence is MAANIKVALVHDYLREYGDAERVLQVIHRLYPEAPLYTAFVDYQQLGADAKRFTDWDIRTTLAQKLPGITRHPHRWRDLLPYFWENLDLSEFDLVISSSGDFLSKSVLTRAETLHVSYCHTPPRHLWERLRSRPYPRWYDTWLDTRLRQYDFYASQRVDRYITNSRTVARRIQKFYNHPAEVIPPPIKVHGEGEAGDRYYLYVGKLTRQMQVDLVVRACTQLDRPLWIVGTGNDAEYLDLLRSLAGPEVKFLGEAPEEALPSLYAEAKALVFPCSSADFGREAVEAMGHGIPVIASQQSGLREVVLDYRTGLLFPQPTVESLIDALKQFEGLRFSSVACIERAEEFAESVFVDRLQWFIAQALDAHNASGVETERDPFV
- a CDS encoding glycosyltransferase family 2 protein; this encodes MSTSFTTKTQIPNPAFSDPALQVSVIVPIYNEVESLPHLIEAIATSVTENQISYEIVCVDDGSSDGSTELLKQLAQARTDLRAVILRRNYGQTAAMSAGFKHARGKVLITLDGDLQNDPADIPHLLACLDEGYDLVSGWRKARQDAALTRLLPSKIANWLIGNVTGVKLHDYGCSLKAYRSELVADMNLYGELHRFLPALAFIEGARITEIPVRHHARRFGQSKYGLGRTLRVLMDLFTIFFMKKFLTRPMHVFGSFGLASMVAGVLLGSYLTFLKLGLGQSIGDRPLLILAVVLLLAGIQLFSFGLLAELLMRTYHESQDRPIYRVREVVEAESETA
- a CDS encoding tetratricopeptide repeat protein, producing the protein MKSDTTLRMRRIVSDTQLEKNRLTGLVNGTICSLLLSSNQSSSEEPQKIQDLARKVEFLQKSLQKASPELFFTATDHLKQGHAFLSESRFLESIASLNKAIELEPNSLAAWNLLATAQNASGSYKEAIESLDRAIHLQHNNAQAWFVRGIVFSNLAQYQKAIKSLDQALQTEYEDAYIWYAKARCYALQGNAALTVRCLRWAINFNPSCRAMVASDPTFSQIREDEEFINLTTYK
- a CDS encoding GNAT family N-acetyltransferase is translated as MTGCASDWSSIQRDRVEARNLLSPILTIMDVNIRLARLEDRDRMIDLQTKAFRTLCSADYNPKQIQVLVEGQALWRGSNETVFLAEYKAELVGFSGLSTKQRQITAVYTHPQFARQGIGSQVLQALEVAAIEKGYRSLWVLSSLTAVGFYQAQGYKLIRKDGFWAEVGEWIPCFMLEKQLLPTASAEKHSTYVPLILLMGLLAVGLILALLR